A genomic region of Homalodisca vitripennis isolate AUS2020 chromosome 5, UT_GWSS_2.1, whole genome shotgun sequence contains the following coding sequences:
- the LOC124362799 gene encoding uncharacterized protein LOC124362799: protein MNRRNCEVKLVDVMVVKRNSRTNKGNIDKIPLLNTKKTDVTCENEKFPQKKKFNKYKHTEEDLHNAEEKTIRPSQKTHINNLHLEDLQNKQIKIKEKAAGTVGNESCLPDKSTIRKRKSSLIDIENATVNKKLNIKHFISSSTASKQNSTSNNESNKQIKQKKRSYRKIKLSWENKLTGARRVSKRLSNMKIKQNKFKVSDVEIERHCHSAKKKQEKVNYKIEKKSKAIKIKYNKYKQNIEPEARKSVLYRVPPQERTNHSELNHTKKFHPRVTQQKQFKETAKISSENIKSGVNEQFSLYNISVSSVNKCSSKAENKINNRIPHEVSNSSLFSENSTDIEMESDQHSDTAEQQNLVILNDHPLNEESNVILVQSDDLQCSHSIDETNEQSVYNEGDSVSCSEVIIIDIKSDGNVSNEHFEECELFSTTLDNNDQTREKTEIIDGVNTSEKETGPKTQDDVGTSNSSDLPEDICQELEIKKDKVVTTVSDDSSSKPDTKFEKGISSDIQNKQVSTLVDDCIQAVDTNTNKQIETDGATESVS, encoded by the coding sequence ATGAATAGAAGAAATTGTGAAGTAAAATTAGTAGATGTAATGGTAGTTAAGAGAAATTCCAGAACTAATAAAGGAAACATAGACAAAATTCCTctactaaatacaaaaaagacaGATGTAACatgtgaaaatgaaaaattcccacaaaaaaagaaattcaaCAAATACAAACATACTGAGGAAGATCTTCATAATGCAGAAGAAAAAACTATCAGGCcttcacaaaaaacacatataaataatttgcatttggaagatttacaaaataaacaaataaaaataaaggaaaaagcGGCTGGAACAGTTGGAAATGAATCATGTTTACCTGACAAAAGTACTATAAGGAAGAGAAAATCATCATTGATTGATATTGAAAATGCAacagtgaataaaaaattaaatataaaacatttcatatctTCCTCTACTGCTTCCAAACAAAATAGTACTTCAAACAATGAAAGCAACAAACAAATCAAACAGAAAAAAAGATCATATAGAAAAATAAAGTTGTCTTGGGAAAATAAACTGACAGGAGCTAGACGAGTGAGCAAACGTTTGagtaacatgaaaataaaacagaataaattcaaagttagTGATGTTGAGATTGAAAGACATTGTCACTCCGCAAAAAAGAAACAGGAAaaggttaattataaaatagagaAAAAAAGTAAAGCCATTAAGATTAAGTACAAtaagtacaaacaaaatattgaaccTGAAGCAAGGAAATCAGTTTTATACAGGGTTCCACCTCAAGAACGAACTAACCATAGTGAATTAAATCACACAAAGAAATTTCATCCCAGAGTAACTCAACAAAAACAATTCAAAGAAACAGCCAAAATTagttcagaaaatataaaatcaggTGTAAATGAACAattcagtttatataatataagtgttagtagtgtaaataaatgttctagtaaagctgaaaataaaataaacaatcgtATTCCTCATGAAGTTTCTAACAGTTCATTATTCTCTGAAAATAGTACAGATATTGAGATGGAATCTGACCAACATTCTGATACAGCAGAACAACAAAATTTAGTGATATTAAATGATCATCCCCTAAACGAAGAGTCAAATGTGATTTTAGTGCAATCAGATGATCTGCAATGTTCACATAGTATTGATGAAACTAATGAGCAGTCTGTTTATAATGAAGGAGATTCTGTCAGTTGTTCAGAAGTCATAATTATAGACATAAAATCAGATGGGAATGTTTCGAATGAACATTTTGAAGAGTGTGAACTGTTTTCAACAACCTTAGACAATAATGATCAAACGAGAGAGAAAACTGAAATAATAGATGGAGTAAATACTTCTGAGAAGGAGACTGGTCCTAAAACTCAGGATGATGTGGGAACATCCAATAGTTCAGATTTACCTGAAGATATTTGTCAAGAACTTGAGATTAAAAAAGATAAAGTTGTTACAACTGTCTCAGACGACTCCAGCTCTAAACCagatacaaaatttgaaaaaggtATTAGTTCTGACATTCAAAATAAACAAGTCTCAACTTTAGTTGATGATTGTATTCAAGCAGTTGatacaaacacaaacaaacaaattgaAACTGATGGGGCAACTGAAAGTGTATCGTAA